DNA sequence from the Oncorhynchus keta strain PuntledgeMale-10-30-2019 chromosome 1, Oket_V2, whole genome shotgun sequence genome:
gacatttGGCGACGGGGATGTGAATCTTCACTCGGTGACCGCTCCTGACGACCTCGGTAATCGTGCACAAGGGATCCCTCAAACTCGGGATCTCAGGGAGACCACACTTCGGGAACGGAGCAGATGGACCAACCGAAGATCGGAGAGGCAGCGAGCCGAGAGGATACCACATCCCGaacatagtaaaaaataaaataaaaaagaggTGGGATGAGCAAACCACACTTGAAGTTGAGTTGGATAGGACTGTAACTGtttttcctctgtgtgtgtgtgtgtgtgtgtgtgtgtgtgtgtgtgtgtgtgtgtgtgtgtgtgtgtgtgtgtgtgactaaggAGCCATGGGCGCGTGCGAGTGCAAAGAACCAGGCATTCCGGACCCTCCTACTGGAGCCTTGAAGGTTATGGTAGATAAATGGGGTAGGGATATTCTGGAACGGGTACTTCTATGGCATAGAGAGGGTGGTTTTCCTTTGACAGGGACACTAAGTGTGATGCTGTTAGATGAGATAAGACAGAGATTGGTAGAGAAGGAAGATACAACTAGGAAAAAAGGAACAAATTGACTGGGTGAAATTCAGGAAATGGGAAAGGGAAGCTGACAAACGGAAGAAAAGACAGGACACATTTCGGGGAAAACCCTGTCAGAATATGGTAGTTCAGACTGAGGAAGGAGAAAAGAAGGGGAAAGATAAAACGGTAAGAAGGAATAGGAAGGATGATGATGACAGAGACTGTCCCCCTCCCTACTGTACTCCTCAAACTCTCTACCCAGTGTTGCCGGACCTCCCTCTTCCTCAGGCGCCTCCTGCTGATCCGCTGGATGcaagaccactacaacctgcagccccaccccctgtctctcccaACACCACGGTGATTGATCGTCTGGCACGGAGCCTGGCTGAAGTCCTTACAGGGTCTGGAGTGACTCTGGCCAGTCTCACTGGAGGCGCAGTGGGGGGAGCACGCcagaagggggaaaaaaatcaaCAATCCTTTTCTCAAGGCTCCTCCAGTGAGGAAAGTGAGGACGGAGGGGCACCCCAGCTGACTCCCCCGTTGAAGGACCGTCTACGGACCAGGACGGAGAGGCGTGTCTCTACCCCCTTCCCATACGACCCAGCATCAGACATGTATCATCAATACCCTCTGATGGCCTGTCCTAACCCTCAGTCTCGACCTGATAATGCTGCTGCCGCCGCAGCATGGAACCCCATTGTGTATGTCCAGAGGACGTGGAGACATGATGAAATCAAAGACATTGTAGAGGACCGACCAGACCCAAGTAAGGACGCTGTGAAATATTCAGCAGAGATGAGGGTCTTAATGGGTCAGTACAAACCATCTGCTGCTGAGATAGCCCATATCTGTAAAAAGAAACTGGGACTCAGGTGGGCGGATGTACAGGGACAGTTTGATTGCAACTACCTGTGGGCTGAGAATGGCGCATATCAGGACCAGATAACGGCCAGGATTGTGGAAATGTATCCAACTAAGACTGACTGGACTGCTATCAGAGAATGCACTATGAAGAAGGATGAGGGCCTGGAGGCTTTCAGAAAGAGACTTGAGACCTGTTTCAGGCTACACAGTGGTATCAGACCAAACGAACATGCATATGGGGATCTGCTGAAAGACGCCCTGGTGAGGGATCTGACACCGGGCCTGGAGAAAGCTGTGAGGACTACCTGCATCAGTTTGTGAGAAAAATGGTTTTATGTCATCTGTTTTAATACAGGAACATGGAGGAAAGCAGCGCCCAGTTGGGTATTATTACAAACAGCTGGACAGTGTGGCTAGAGGTCTGGTTTGTTGTTTGAGAGCTGTGGCTGCTGCTACTGAAGCTGTGTTGGCTTGTGCAGACATTGTTGCCATGTGTGAACTCACTGTACACGTTCCTCATGCTGTGCATGCTCTTATTTCACAGGCAAAGACGGCCCATCTAACACCAGCTCGACATGCTCCATTATCAGAATGTTCTTCTGACAATGTGTCATGTGACCCTGAAGAGGTGCACTGTGTTAAATCGTGCTACTTTGTTGCCCACCGAGGATGATGGAGAGCCGCACGACTGTGAACTGTTGGAGCTTGTCTCTAAACCAAGGTCGGATTTAACTCATGTCCCTTTGCAAAATGCACATTTGGAACTGTTTGTAGATGGCTCTGCTCAGCGTTCTGAGAAAGGAGAACCATTGGTTGCGTATGCGGTTACTACTGCCTCAACCACACTGGAAAGTGCTAAATTACCCTCGCACCTTTCTGCACTCACTAGAGCTTGCATATTAGCTAAAGGCCAGTCTGCTACAATCTATACAGATAGCAGATATGCCTTTGGTGTGGTACATGATTTTGGTACTCTGTGGAAACAGCGCGGCTTCCTGACCTCCTCTGGTAATGCGATCTCTCATTCAAAACTTGTTGATAACTTGCCAAAAGCTATTTTGCTTCCTTCTGAAATTGCTGTTTGTAAGTGCCTTGCTCATGCTAACTCTTCCGACCCTGTCTCCAAAGGTAATGCTATGGCTGACTTGGCAGCAGCTGTCTCTTTGGAGGCCCCTGTGTTACAGATGGTTTTACTTCCTGATAATAACCTCTTCTCTCCCACTGATATCTCTGACTTTCAATCCTCTGTAGGTCCTGTTGAGTTGAGGAAGTGGAAACGACTATGTATATATGACTAGGTGCAGAAACTCTGGCTGGGCCCGGCTGGGCTACCAGTCTTACCACGTTCATGTTTCCCCTACTTAGCTAAGTTGTCACATGGAAGGGATCATGTGTCAAAGGGGGGAGTTGTTGATTTTGTAAATACAATTTGGTTTGCACCTGGGTTTTCTGTGTTTGCATGACTAACAACATGGGAAGAGGGATTCCCATGCCACTGTCGGCTCATCCGACCCCTGAAGGACCATTTGAACACATAATGATGGATTTTATTGAACTCTCTCCCTGTCAAGGTTACAAATGTTGTCTGGTGATAGTGGATGCCTTCTCCAAGTGGGTAGAGGCATTCCCATGTCGACATTCCACTGCTATGGCAGTAGCCAAGAATCTCCTTAGGGAGATAATCCCAAGGTGGGGTTTACCATCTAAATTAACCAGCGACAATGGCTCCCACTTTGTAAACCTGGTGATACAGAACTTGTCTGAGAGTCTGCAGATAGACCTCAGGACCCATTGTAGCTATAGGCCGCAATCCGGTGGTTTAATTGAACGCGCTAATCAAACGCTGAAATCTAAGATGGTGAAGCTTATGGCAGAGACAGGGCTTTCTTGGGTCACTGTGATCCCCCTGGCTCTGATGTACATGCGAGGGAGGCCCCACAGAACCACTGGATTGGCTCCTCATGAGGTTCTGACAGGTAGACCAATGAGGATGATTAATTCTCCCTTCCCACAGAACAAGCTGACACTGATGGGCTGTGACGATGACATGGTAAGTTATTGTACTGCACTAAACAATGTTCTGAAGGCTATTTTCCCCAGGGTGAAAGCGGCTCTACCCCAGCCACTGGCGGGGATCCTGCACAAACTGCAACCAGGTGACTGGGTGGTGGTGAAAGACCTGAGACGAAAGCATTGGAACCAGCAGAGGTGGACTGGACCATACCAGGTGATGCTGATTACCCCCACTGCTGTTCACGTAGCTGAGAGGTCTACTTGGATCCACGCCAATCACTGCAGGAAGGTGCCATACTGCCCACCAGACCCTGAGGATGGAGGACCAGAGACGCCGGAAGTCACCGACTAGATGGGAGGATCAGGCCCAGACTCTATGCATCACGTTTCTTGCTCTGGTCTTGAGCCTTCTCATTGCAGTTGCCATATGGACAGTGACTCAAGGACAACCGGTCCTGGAAAGACAACATGGTACAGACTCGACTGATAACCATTCAGTCCCACTTCGGGACTTAAATAACAGCCACTCCAGCTCGAGCCAACGGCAGGCTCAGGACAGGAGTCCAGCAAACCATAGCCGCTCCCATATCGAAAGAAGGTCAATGCATCCACTGGATGAGCATCACAGTAGGAATCACTTGGTGGTCACTGCTTAACTATACAGTAAAGACTGAACTGATGTTAGGAAATACCTCCTGTTACGTATGTAGCTTGTTTCCACATTCAGCGATCTccccattcttacagtattcagTAGAGGTCAGCATTAATGACACACTATGTGCTCTTGTCCAATGAGAACACAGGGGGTCAACCTTCACTAGGTAGAACACTGAGGGATAAATGCATTCATGGTAATTTGTCATCAACAAAAAGATTTACGGGGGGGATTTGATTGTTCACAGTGGTGCAGTAGAATCATCTTAGAACCTAGATCCCGTGTACCAGAACCTATTCAAGTCCAACCCCGGCGAACCCCATTTAGGACCTGTCATTGTCACAATCCAAGCAATATTTCCATACCACAATGGAATGAATCCTATCTGGGAATGTCAACATGTGTCAATTATAGTGTTTTCCCAATAGGATGTAGCTGGAAGAAGGGCGCATGCAGCTCTGGATACCCCATTAGACTGAGGGTGGGACACACCATTATTGATGCTGAAACTGACGAGCGTTGTCCTCATCAATTTGGCTCGGCAACATTTACTGATCATTAATGGATTTGTGGTGATAAAGCTTCTCTACCTACCCACAAATTGGACAGGGTGCTGTATTTTTGGTAAACTAAACAGCTCCCTTGTGGTAATGCATAAAACTAATTCCTTTATTCCAAGCAGGTTAAGACTAATTAAGAGGGACATCTCGCAATACAATAATGTCCCTAGTGACTCTCGACGATCCTCGAAATTGTAAAAGTTCTGGCGTGGTTTTAATCCCCTGGTATGGGGCATCGGAGAATGCACATGAGTTGGATAGGCTAGGATATCATTTGGAATCCCTGGTAAATTTGACCACTGCAGGGTTTTCTATGATAAGACCAGAATTACAAGCCACTCAACTCATGGCAAAACAAAATAGAGTGGCACTTGACATGTTGCTAGCACGTGAAGGAGGGGTGTGTCAAATTATAGGAGATCACTGTTGTACATTTATACCCCAGGAAGATGACAATTTGACTATTGTAGTGGAACATTTGAAAGAGCTTAGGGGTGTCATCCGTTAGGATGGGTTCAGTCAGTGTTTGGTGCTTGGGCTGCGACCATTTTCCACTGGTTCATCTATGGTCTAATATTACTGATTGCTCTTGTTGCTAATTATCATTTGTGTGAAGAAATTGTTTAAAGTGTTTGTTGTTCTTACTATGCCCTTGCTTGCAAATGCAGAATCTGAGATTGATGGACAACAATCAGGTGAACACAGTGAAATATTCTCACTGGACAGTGTAGAGAGGGTTCACTGTATATGAATGAGTTCCCTGACCTATATCTCTGATAGTGGGGAACCAAATTCTAAGCATGAGGACTTAGAGGGATTGGGTTGTATGAGGCCTGTGTTTAGACCCTGGTTCTCTTGTAATTTTGGGAGCATTTATGTTTTGTTATTTTTAAGCCAAACtacttcctgaatgttgacacgGTCAGGACACCAGGGCTTTAGAGAAATCTCAAGTCTCTTCATGCATGGTTAGGTTTGAACAGCCTTTTAAAAATAGAGCATGTCCAGTGTTTTTGGACTGCAGAAGGACCAAGACAAGTCATCCATCATGCTTTTTACATTagacagtgggttagggttagaaattGAGAAATTGAGGCACTGACAACTGCCCCGCATGTTTAAGTATTTTATTATAAATTACAATTCAAGCTCAGTACATATtcaaaggttttttttttttttttacatttgcttAAGGCGTAAAAACTGGATTTCAAAAAAGGTAACAGTACAACAAATTTGGCCCTGCCCAGAATTCCTTGCCCCCGTTACCTAGACCTGAACTTAACGGACAGGTGGAAGAAATTTAGCAACAATTCCACCACATACTGTGTCTATTACATATTGAATCCTCAAGTGGGTGGGGGCTGTTTCTGGACAGGGCCATATGGCGTGTTCATGACAGCTCTGAACCTCAAGTTAAAATGAACAATAGTTATTTGCGTAGGTTGATTCGGATACTTTCCAAGTGGGAAACTCGGGCCTCATCGTTCGAGTTGTCTTGAACGTACCAATAGACCATCAACACATCCCAGTCACAGGTCATATAGCATTGGGTCAAGTGCTGAGATCCACAGGTCAACAAAAAAACATTAGTGCTCGCAAATCTTTAATGAACATATTACACAGGCCCCGTACATTAGTTCTACAACTAATGTACAACATTTGGCACAATAGAAagtttttgtaaaaatgttttattaCAAGTGTTGGAGACACTGCACAATTAGTGTGTAAACATTTACTGTGCAGACAAAGGCCAGGATTCAAAAATCGGTAAAACGCGGTTGACAAATGCACCTTTTTAAAAGGCAATGTTCCTGCATTAACAAAACACTGTAGATGACGGCTTAATGGAAATGACTTTCAAAGGGCAAGCGCGCAAATAACGTGGATGAGATTGAATCCCGGCCAAACTATCCGTTGTAATCATAACCATGGTGTCAAATGAGTTGTAAATCAGTTGTACATCCTAAAGTGTGTACAGGGCCATTGACATATTGTGATAATGAATATTAGGCAGATAGTCGGTGCTTAGGATGTCAGCAATTAGTCCCCCAGCTGCATAATTAGCATGTAAAATAGACCGTTTGTATCAATAGGTGACATTGCCGAGTTGCGCTGAATAGACCCAAACCAGACTGCCTTAAAATTCATGAGCCTTAACAGAAAGTGCCTTCAGTCACGCCACATATATCCACTACATTAGTATCAATGTAGTCACTACAGTTATctgcagaaaaaaaaaaaatagaagcaCTCAAGTGCACTCTTACACATGCTCACCCACACTGTCCATAGTGGCATTTATCGCCGTGAGTGAAAAAGGGCCTTTGTCGCTTCCTGGCCCATATTTCCTTGCAGGTCACTCCACGCCAGCACAGCTCAGATAATGTCACtccgagagacagacacaggcttGCAATCCCAAACTACCCTATACCATATTTAGTGCACTGCTACCCATAGGGTTCGGGTTAAACGTAGTGCACTGTATAAAgatttagggtgccatttgggacagtctTGCACAATTCATACGACGCTGGCATAGATCCAGTGAGTGTACATAGCCATATGTTTTGGTAAGCCAGTATTGGCTAAAAACGAAAGAAGAATTGCTTGTTTTATCAATTCACTTCCTGAACATTCAAAACAACTTGTTTGTTCTCTCATCTTTCCTTTACACCACACAATTGTCATGCACCGTTCATTTGCAAGCCCCAAACCTCCAGGGTAGTCATAACATAAATCTATGGTAGTATGGAGGAagctaaaaaaataaaatgaaaataaaaaatatattttggttttgTGAGATCAAACATTTGGTATCGTCTCTGCTATCACTCAACTCCTATCCGATGGTCAGTGCAAGCGTCAACGTTATTGCATCCAACAACTCTCCGTTAGTGTAGTAACAGTTAAAGGGAGGTGAGGTGTAGGCTGAGACCAGGAGGATGATATAGCTGGATgggggctggagagagaggaggggagctggtGGGGCATCAGGTAAGACGGGGGGGGGGGTTACTTCACTTCCCATGGCCAATGATGTCCTCATACTGAGGCGGCGGCTCTGTCTCTATGTGCACATCCGTGTGGCCAACTGCCTCCTCGTAAGACGGCGGTGGCTCTCCCCTGCTTCCCCTCGCAGACGTGACCTCTGAGCCCGGGTAGGCGGGGCTGCTATGGACGCTGAGCTCGGAGTGGTCGTGGAAGTCCCGTCCCCACTGGTCCATGGAGACCACCGATAGTGTGGGGTCCCGGTGGGAGCCCCCCAGGGCAGGGCTGCGCTCCGAACGCTTACGGGAGTGGCAGCGCCACACAGTGATGGCCACTGCTGCGATGAGGAGGAGCACCAGGAGCAAGGGGAGGATCAGGTAGAGGGAGTGGACTCCGCCAACCGCCGACTGCAGCCCGCCACCTGGGTTGCTCTCCCTCACATACTCCTCCCAGAACCGTTGCTGCAGCCAATCAGAGAGCTACATCAGACCAATTACTGGGCAGAATTATCAATTCCTGGGCATTTAAGGTAAAAGAAACATGTGAAGTCTACAAATGCCATTTGCAGCATTCTGAATGCCATACTCCAGAGAGCACACACGCATtcaaaacaaaaacacagagcTGTCCACACATGTGCGTGCTGCACATCCCTCTGCGGGACAGACTGTGCATTCCCTGTCCTGACAACAGTTGCAGCAATGACCCTCTC
Encoded proteins:
- the LOC118387049 gene encoding transmembrane gamma-carboxyglutamic acid protein 1-like isoform X2; the protein is MTLSPTPNRPAGNMGSVFLPSDLANSVLSRQRRDNSYLLEEIRQGNIQRECREEICTYEEAREAFENDEKTQRFWEEYVRESNPGGGLQSAVGGVHSLYLILPLLLVLLLIAAVAITVWRCHSRKRSERSPALGGSHRDPTLSVVSMDQWGRDFHDHSELSVHSSPAYPGSEVTSARGSRGEPPPSYEEAVGHTDVHIETEPPPQYEDIIGHGK
- the LOC118387049 gene encoding transmembrane gamma-carboxyglutamic acid protein 1-like isoform X1; this encodes MTLSPTPNRPAGNMGSVFLPSDLANSVLSRQRRDNSYLLEEIRQGNIQRECREEICTYEEAREAFENDEKTLSDWLQQRFWEEYVRESNPGGGLQSAVGGVHSLYLILPLLLVLLLIAAVAITVWRCHSRKRSERSPALGGSHRDPTLSVVSMDQWGRDFHDHSELSVHSSPAYPGSEVTSARGSRGEPPPSYEEAVGHTDVHIETEPPPQYEDIIGHGK
- the LOC118387049 gene encoding transmembrane gamma-carboxyglutamic acid protein 1-like isoform X3, whose amino-acid sequence is MGSVFLPSDLANSVLSRQRRDNSYLLEEIRQGNIQRECREEICTYEEAREAFENDEKTLSDWLQQRFWEEYVRESNPGGGLQSAVGGVHSLYLILPLLLVLLLIAAVAITVWRCHSRKRSERSPALGGSHRDPTLSVVSMDQWGRDFHDHSELSVHSSPAYPGSEVTSARGSRGEPPPSYEEAVGHTDVHIETEPPPQYEDIIGHGK